TGCCCAGGGTGAGCATCACCATGTGCTCCTCGCCCCGCCCCGCGCCGAACCGCCACTCGGCCCAGGCCGCCGCGTTGGCGTCGTTCTCCACCACCACCGGGAACCGCAGCCGGGCGCTCAGCGCGTCCCGCAGCGGTTCGTTCCGCCAGTTCAGGTGCGGGGCGAACAGCACCCGGGAGCGGTCCGCGTCCACCCAGCCGGCCGCGCCGACGCCGACCGCGTGCACGTCGTGACGGTCCGCCAGCTGGAGCACCAGGTCGACGATCACGTCCTCGACCACCCGCGGGCTCTTGCTCTTGTCGGGCGTGTCAGTGCGCAGCCGCTCCAGCACCCTGCCCTCGCCGTCCACCACCCCGGCCACCACCTTGGTGCCGCCGATGTCCACCCCGACCGTCGGCAGCCGCAGGATGCTCGCGGGCAGCGACCGGCGCCGGCGCTCGGCCCGGGGGCCGATGCCGCCGAGCAGGGTGGGGAAGACGGCGGGGCGCTGCGGGTTGCTCAAAGGTGCTCCTTCAGCGGGGACTGAATCGTACGGGCCCATCCTCCCGCGCCGGGTCAGCTGTCCGCCTCCGGGCCCGGGCGGCCGAGTTCGTGCGAGAGCTCGGCCAGTTCGGAGCCGCCCGCCATCTCGGTGGTGAGCTGCTCCAGGGTGATCTCGGCGCGCGGGTGGCTGCCCGCCATCCGACCCCGCTTGAGCAGGGTGAAGTGGTCGCCCACCAGGTACGCGTGGTGCGGGTTGTGGGTGATCAGCACCACGCCCAGGCCCTCCGCGCGGGCGGCGGCCACGTACTTGAGCACCACCCCGGACTGCTTGACCCCGAGCGCGGCGGTCGGCTCGTCCAGCACCAGCGCGCGGGCGCCGAAGTGCACCGCCCGGGCGATCGCCACGCACTGCCGCTGGCCGCCGGAGAGGGTGCCGATCGGCTGGTCCACGTCGTCCAGCTCGATGCCCATCCTGGCCAGCGCCTCCTGGGTGACCACCCGCATCCGGGCGCTGTCCAGCCGGAACCGGCCGCCCAGCTCGGCGCCGAGGAAGAAGTTCCGCCAGACCGGCATCAGCGGGACCACCGCGAGGTCCTGGTAGACCGTGGCGATGCCCCGGTCGATCGCCTGCCGGGGCGAGCTCAGCCGGACCTCCTGATCCCCGATCAGATAGCGGCCCTCGTCGTGCCGGTGCAGCCCCGCGATGATCTTGATCAGGGTGGACTTGCCCGCGCCGTTGTCGCCCAGCACGCAGCAGATCTCCCCCTGGCGCACCGTCAGCGAGACCCCCTCCAGGGCCCGGACGCTGCCGTAGGTCTTGCCCACGTCCTCCAGTGTCAGCAGGTTCACCGGCCGCGCTCCGCCCGTCGCTTGACCCAGGAGTTGAGCAGCGCGGCCAGCAGCAGCATCGCGCCCAGGAAGAACTTGAACCAGTCCGGGTTCCACTGCGCGTACACGATGCCCTTGCTCACCATGCCGAAGATCAGCGCGCCCAGCGCCCCACCGACCACCGAGCCGTACCCACCGGTGATCAGGCAGCCGCCGATCACCGCCGCCACGATGTAGATCAGCTCGTTGCCGACCCCCTCGCCGGACTGCACGGTGTCGAAGGAGAACAGCAGGTGCTGGCCGAGCACCCAGGCGCAGAAGCCGACCCCCAGGTAGAGGCCGACCTTGGTCCGGCCGACCGGAACGCCGACCGCGCGGGCCGCCGCCGCGTCGCCGCCGACCGCGAACACCCAGTTGCCGTACCGGGTGCGCAGCAGCACCCAGGAGGCCACCGCCACCAGGCCGAACCACCACCAGACGGTGGCCTTCACCGTCAGCCCACCCACCGTCAGCTCCGAGGCGAACAGCCAGCGGCAGGAGCCGAAGCCCTGCATGTCGCCGATCGGCTTGGTGGTGACGGTGCCCGAGATCAGTTTGGTGAGGCCCAGGTTGGCGCCGGTCAGCATCAGGAAGGTGCCGAGCGTGACGATGAAGCTGGGCAGCCGGGTGCGGCCGAGCATCCAGCCGTTGAAGCCGCTGACCGCGAGCGCCACCAGCAGCGAGACCAGCACGCCGACCCAGGTCACGGCGGTCAGCTGGTAGCTGACCATCGAGGAGGTGAGCGCGGCGCTGGTCACCAGCACCCCGGCCGAGAGGTCGAACTCGCCGCCGATCATCAGCAGCGAGACCGGCACCGCCATGATGCCGATGGTCGAGGCGGCGTACAGTACGGTGCCGATCGAGGAGGCCCGCAGGAAGCTGTCGGCCACCACCGAGAAGAACAACAGCACGGCCACCGCCGCCAGCGCCGCGCCCAGCTCGGGGCGGGCCCGCCGGTGTTTACCGCGCGGCCGGGAGACCAGCAGGTCGGAGCTCATCGGGTCCCCCGGGCGACGTACGTGGCCAGCGCGGCCGCGTCCTCCTTGGTGAGGATCTGCGGGCCGGTCAGCACCGGGCCGCCGCCGCCCAGCACGTCCAGGTTGTAGCGGTAGAGCCAGAGCAGGTCCACGCCCTGGTACCCCTGCAGGTACGGCTGCTGGTCCACCGCGAAGCCGACCGTGCCCGCCTGCAGCCCGGTCACCACCTGGGTGCCGAGGTCGAAGGTGTCCAGCTCGACCGGCCGCCGGGCGTCCTGGACGGCCTGCAGGCCGGTCGCGGCCAGCGGGGCGCTGAGCGTGAGCACGGTGTCCAGCGCCGGGTCGGCCTGCAGCTTGGCGGCGATCGCGGCCCGGGCGTCGGGCAGGTTGACCCCGTCCACGTACAGGGTCTGCAGGGTGCCGTTGAAGGCGCCCTTG
This genomic interval from Kitasatospora gansuensis contains the following:
- a CDS encoding ATP-binding cassette domain-containing protein; translation: MGQATGGARPVNLLTLEDVGKTYGSVRALEGVSLTVRQGEICCVLGDNGAGKSTLIKIIAGLHRHDEGRYLIGDQEVRLSSPRQAIDRGIATVYQDLAVVPLMPVWRNFFLGAELGGRFRLDSARMRVVTQEALARMGIELDDVDQPIGTLSGGQRQCVAIARAVHFGARALVLDEPTAALGVKQSGVVLKYVAAARAEGLGVVLITHNPHHAYLVGDHFTLLKRGRMAGSHPRAEITLEQLTTEMAGGSELAELSHELGRPGPEADS
- a CDS encoding ABC transporter permease, encoding MSSDLLVSRPRGKHRRARPELGAALAAVAVLLFFSVVADSFLRASSIGTVLYAASTIGIMAVPVSLLMIGGEFDLSAGVLVTSAALTSSMVSYQLTAVTWVGVLVSLLVALAVSGFNGWMLGRTRLPSFIVTLGTFLMLTGANLGLTKLISGTVTTKPIGDMQGFGSCRWLFASELTVGGLTVKATVWWWFGLVAVASWVLLRTRYGNWVFAVGGDAAAARAVGVPVGRTKVGLYLGVGFCAWVLGQHLLFSFDTVQSGEGVGNELIYIVAAVIGGCLITGGYGSVVGGALGALIFGMVSKGIVYAQWNPDWFKFFLGAMLLLAALLNSWVKRRAERGR